In Phaeobacter gallaeciensis DSM 26640, a genomic segment contains:
- a CDS encoding Hpt domain-containing protein — protein MIDWSRAKELHEEVGAEDFSEVVEIFLEEVEGVIEKLRSPDLATLEQDLHFLKGSALNLGFRQFSRLCQEGERRSAQGEAKDVDTGAIIASYENSKEEFLRDMSSQL, from the coding sequence ATGATTGATTGGTCACGCGCGAAAGAACTGCACGAGGAAGTCGGCGCTGAGGACTTCTCCGAAGTTGTTGAAATTTTCCTGGAGGAGGTCGAAGGCGTCATCGAAAAGCTGCGATCCCCCGATCTGGCAACTTTGGAACAGGACCTCCACTTCCTGAAAGGCAGCGCATTGAATCTGGGATTCCGTCAGTTTTCCCGCCTCTGCCAAGAGGGCGAGCGCCGCTCCGCCCAAGGCGAAGCCAAAGACGTAGACACCGGTGCCATCATTGCCAGCTATGAAAATTCCAAAGAAGAGTTTCTGCGCGATATGAGCAGCCAACTCTGA
- the ilvA gene encoding threonine ammonia-lyase IlvA — MSDFQTRAQAAEQAMRAIFPATPLQRSALLSDRFGADIYLKREDLSPVRSYKIRGAFNAMRKQLEQSLFVCASAGNHAQGVAYMCRELGKRGVIFMPVTTPQQKIQKTRMFGGDSVEIHLVGDYFDDTLAAAQKWCADEGGHFLSPFDDDDVIEGQSSIAVEIEAQLGGAPDHVILPVGGGGMSSGVARWFGDRVHCLFAEPAGGACLRAALAAGHPVALDHVDTFVDGAAVGRVGSRPFEVLKQVPLPDVLSIAEDRICTTILEMLNVEGVVLEPAGALAIEALRDVRSWIRGKTVVCLTSGGNFDFERLPEVKERAQRYMGLKKYFLLRLPQRPGALKEFLGILGPEDDIARFEYMKKSARNFGSVLIGIETKQPENFADLYARLDAAGFAYTDITSDETLAQFVI, encoded by the coding sequence ATGAGTGATTTTCAGACCCGGGCCCAGGCCGCCGAACAGGCCATGCGTGCGATTTTTCCTGCCACACCGTTGCAACGCAGCGCGCTGCTGTCTGACCGGTTTGGCGCCGATATCTATCTGAAACGTGAAGACCTGAGCCCGGTACGATCTTACAAGATTCGTGGCGCCTTCAATGCGATGCGCAAGCAGCTGGAGCAATCGCTGTTTGTTTGCGCGTCAGCAGGTAATCACGCGCAGGGCGTCGCCTATATGTGCCGCGAGCTGGGTAAGCGGGGCGTGATCTTCATGCCGGTGACCACGCCGCAGCAGAAAATCCAGAAAACCCGGATGTTTGGTGGCGACAGTGTCGAGATCCATCTGGTTGGCGATTATTTCGATGACACTTTGGCTGCGGCGCAGAAGTGGTGTGCGGATGAAGGTGGCCATTTCCTCTCGCCGTTTGACGATGATGATGTGATTGAGGGGCAAAGCTCCATCGCGGTGGAAATTGAGGCCCAGCTGGGTGGGGCTCCGGATCATGTTATCCTGCCAGTTGGTGGCGGTGGCATGTCGTCAGGTGTGGCGCGTTGGTTCGGAGATCGGGTGCATTGCCTGTTTGCGGAACCTGCTGGCGGGGCATGCCTGCGCGCGGCGCTGGCTGCAGGGCATCCCGTTGCATTGGATCACGTTGATACATTTGTTGACGGCGCGGCTGTTGGTCGTGTTGGATCACGGCCGTTTGAGGTGCTGAAACAGGTCCCATTGCCCGATGTGCTGTCGATTGCCGAAGATCGCATCTGCACAACAATCCTTGAGATGCTGAACGTCGAAGGTGTGGTGCTGGAACCGGCTGGGGCACTCGCGATTGAAGCCCTGCGTGATGTACGCTCCTGGATCCGCGGCAAAACCGTGGTCTGCCTGACGTCTGGGGGAAATTTTGATTTCGAGCGCCTGCCGGAAGTGAAGGAGCGTGCGCAGCGCTACATGGGGCTAAAGAAGTATTTTCTACTACGCCTGCCACAGCGGCCCGGTGCGCTGAAGGAGTTTCTGGGCATTCTGGGACCTGAGGATGATATCGCCCGGTTCGAATATATGAAGAAGTCCGCGCGCAACTTTGGCTCGGTGTTGATTGGTATTGAAACCAAGCAGCCTGAGAACTTTGCTGATCTCTATGCCCGGCTGGATGCCGCCGGCTTCGCCTATACCGATATCACCAGCGACGAAACCCTGGCACAGTTTGTGATCTGA